In Gemmobacter sp. 24YEA27, a genomic segment contains:
- the frr gene encoding ribosome recycling factor produces MSNEEFMLDTDDLIRRMEGAIASLRVEFASLRTGRASGAMLEPVMVDAYGQMTPINQLGTVNVPEPRMVTINVWDKGMINKVEKAIRESGLGINPQTNGPIIMLPIPELNEERRRELTKVAGSYAEHAKVAIRNLRRDGMDQIKKAKTKNSLSEDDQKFWEDEVQELTDKHIKLIDQTLETKQAEIMQV; encoded by the coding sequence ATGTCGAACGAAGAGTTCATGCTCGACACCGATGATCTCATTCGCCGCATGGAAGGGGCGATCGCCTCTCTGCGGGTCGAATTTGCCAGCCTGCGCACCGGCCGTGCCTCCGGCGCGATGCTGGAGCCGGTCATGGTGGATGCTTACGGCCAGATGACGCCGATCAACCAGCTTGGCACCGTCAACGTCCCCGAGCCGCGCATGGTCACGATCAACGTCTGGGACAAGGGCATGATCAACAAGGTGGAAAAGGCGATCCGCGAATCCGGTCTGGGCATCAATCCCCAGACCAACGGCCCGATCATCATGCTGCCGATCCCCGAGCTGAACGAGGAACGCCGCCGCGAACTGACGAAAGTCGCCGGCTCCTATGCCGAACATGCCAAGGTTGCGATCCGCAACCTGCGCCGTGACGGTATGGATCAGATCAAGAAAGCCAAGACGAAGAACTCGCTCTCGGAAGACGACCAGAAGTTCTGGGAAGACGAGGTCCAGGAGCTGACCGACAAGCATATCAAGCTGATCGACCAGACGCTTGAGACCAAACAGGCGGAGATCATGCAGGTCTGA